A single region of the Fusarium fujikuroi IMI 58289 draft genome, chromosome FFUJ_chr05 genome encodes:
- a CDS encoding probable relatd to E3-like factor in the SUMO pathway — protein sequence MPASPPVIQEAVNANDPVRLQQIRQSVHNSISSSQTGSSPSRSNYPISHGHASSTPFGLHSMSFPSTHASLSNGQRPVVNFSSSVALTFKPSPFYQIEAVAGDIKTCDVMSQHRNTITYPIRLDDHPVLQKCVNDPSYRVMVFCAGDTLGIQDVAFPHQSELKVNGGEVKANLRGLKNKPGSTRPVDITKALRLRPKYTNNVEFTYALTSKNFYLVINVCKITSVEQLAERIANGKKISIDSVKQELNAKAQDPDVVATSQVLSLKCPLSYMRLALPCRGLSCTHLQCFDATSYLQLQEQGPQWQCPICNKSATFEQLAVDAYVKDILENTPKSQETVTIEPNGEWHLKSTDDSSQGHTNGNSSYANAFDDDDDDLVISEVNSIGHRRLETPKISTPTISTPVTAGRDVSSSAGPRGIASTSAKRPMAAIIDLTLSDDDDDDLPPPPKRQNTSMNGYSGNLPNNSPISPGDLGYL from the exons ATGCCCGCTTCGCCACCAGTCATCCAAGAAGCCGTCAACGCCAACGATCCCGTGCGCCTGCAGCAGATTCGCCAGAGCGTGCACAATTCCATCTCGAGCTCTCAAACCGGATCTTCGCCCTCTCGGTCGAACTACCCGATTTCACATGGTCATGCTTCCTCAACACCTTTTGGGTTGCACAGCATGTCGTTCCCTAGCACCCACGCCAGCCTGTCTAATGGTCAGCGGCCTGTGGTTAACTTCAGCTCGTCAGTGGCACTCACCTTCAAACCGAGCCCGTTTTATCAGATCGAGGCGGTTGCTGGTGATATAAAGACCTGCGATG TCATGTCGCAGCACCGTAACACGATAACCTATCCCATTAGACTAGACGATCATCCTGTTTTACAGAAGTGCGTTAACGACCCTTCGTACCGAGTGATGGTCTTTTGCGCCGGGGACACTTTAGGAATTCAAGATGTCGCATTTCCTCACCAGTCAGAACTCAAGGTCAACGGCGGCGAGGTCAAGGCCAATTTGCGCGGCTTGAAGAACAAACCTGGATCTACTAGACCGGTTGACATCACAAAAGCGCTTCGCCTTCGTCCGAAATATACCAACAACGTTGAGTTCACATACGCGCTGACATCCAAG AATTTCTACCTTGTGATAAATGTTTGCAAAATAACATCTGTCGAACAACTTGCGGAGCGCATTGCCAATGGCAAGAAGATATCGATTGATTCTGTAAAGCAAGAAC TCAACGCCAAAGCACAAGATCCGGATGTAGTAGCAACTTCACAGGTGCTATCTCTCAAATGTCCATTGTCATACATGCGACTAGCACTCCCTTGCCGTGGGTTGAGCTGCACACACTTGCAATGTTTTGATGCCACTTCTTATCTCCAGctgcaagaacaaggccCGCAATGGCAATGTCCTATTTGCAACAAGTCCGCCACTTTCGAGCAGTTGGCTGTTGATGC ATATGTCAAAGACATCCTGGAAAATACACCAAAGAGTCAGGAAACTGTGACCATCGAGCCCAATGGTGAATGGCATCTCAAGAGCACCGACGACAGTAGTCAGGGGCACACAAATGGAAACTCATCTTACGCAAATgcctttgacgatgacgatgacgatctGGTAATATCAGAGGTCAATTCTATTGGTCACCGCCGTTTAGAGACGCCCAAAATCTCTACACCGACCATTAGTACGCCAGTAACAGCAGGTCGCGATGTATCATCTTCTGCTGGACCAAGGGGCATAGCATCTACCAGCGCCAAGCGCCCAATGGCCGCTATCATCGACCTAACGCTatctgacgatgacgatgatgatttgCCCCCGCCCCCAAAAAGGCAAAACACGTCGATGAACGGATACTCAGGCAATCTACCTAACAACTCTCCAATCTCGCCAGGTGATCTCGGGTATCTTTAG
- a CDS encoding probable bifunctional purine biosynthetic protein, with amino-acid sequence MADLRILLIGNGGREHALAWKLSQSPRVEQIFAVPGNGGTAGCPKTSNVSSVKAEDFAGLVKFSQENGVNLVVPGPEAPLVDGVEGWFRKAGIPCFGPSKEAARLEGSKTYSKDFMKKYNVPTATYENFSDYNKAVAYIDSVDHDVVIKATGLAAGKGVILPQTKEEAKAALKQIMVDKEFGDAGDEVVIEELLIGDELSVLTFCDGYAIRSLPLAQDHKRIFDGDQGPNTGGMGCYAPTNIATKELTELIDREILEPTISGMRREQQPFRGVLFTGLMITSKGPKVLEYNVRFGDPETQTVLPLLSADTDLAEIMLACANGYLDNCKLTIENKFSATVVLASGGYPGFYPKGKAMSVQTPPAGCNIFHAGTILDSTGLKTSGGRVIAINAVGDSLRAAVDAAYAALDKKVIDFEGAFYRKDIAHRAFRSTAQTSMTYAQAGVDIQAGNDFVEKIKKAVASTKRPGADAEIGGFGGEVDLSQAGYPQAPIIVGAIDGVGTKLMIAQAMKKHDTVGIDLVAMNVNDLVVQGATPVMFLDYYGCSKLDLSTAADFVQGVADGCRQAGCALVGGETAEMPGMYQNDDYDAAGCAVGTVTADIKLPRKDDMAQDDVLLGLGSAGVHSNGFSLARRIVSRAGLSYTDPAPWDQSTTVGESLLTPTRIYVKSLLPVLSHIKGLAHITGGGLVENVPRMIPESLAAEIEFGSWEIPPVFKWMREAGNVEPIEMCRTFNSGVGMVIAVDPAKADSVSQALTDAGEKVYRIGRLTRRDQGEACLIHNVDSWKADTAVPSKRKDIGA; translated from the coding sequence ATGGCGGACCTACGAATTCTGCTCATCGGCAACGGTGGCCGTGAGCATGCCCTAGCTTGGAAGCTCAGTCAGTCTCCTCGAGTCGAGCAGATCTTTGCTGTCCCCGGTAACGGAGGAACTGCTGGATGCCCCAAGACCTCAAATGTTTCTTcagtcaaggctgaggatttcgctggtcttgtcaagtTCTCTCAGGAGAACGGCGTCAACCTTGTTGTTCCTGGCCCTGAGGCTCCCCTCGTCGACGGCGTTGAGGGATGGTTCCGAAAGGCTGGCATTCCCTGCTTCGGTCCCTCCAAGGAAGCTGCGCGACTTGAGGGCAGCAAGACCTACTCCAAGGATTTCATGAAGAAGTACAACGTTCCTACTGCCACTTATGAGAATTTCTCCGACTACAACAAGGCCGTTGCATACATCGATAGCGTTGACCATGACGTCGTTATCAAAGCCACTGGTCTCGCTGCTGGAAAGGGTGTTATCCTTCCCcagaccaaggaggaggccaaggctgctttGAAGCAAATTATGGTTGATAAGGAGTTCGGCGACGCTGGCGACGAGGTTGTTATTGAGGAGCTTCTCATTGGTGATGAGCTCAGTGTTCTGACTTTCTGCGACGGCTACGCCATCCGATCTCTGCCTCTCGCTCAGGACCACAAGCGTATCTTCGATGGAGACCAGGGCCCTAACACTGGTGGCATGGGATGCTATGCGCCTACAAATATTGCTACTAAGGAGCTTACTGAGCTCATCGACCGTGAGATTCTCGAGCCCACCATTTCCGGTATGCGACGGGAGCAGCAGCCTTTCCGTGGTGTTCTCTTCACTGGTCTCATGATCACCAGCAAGGGACCTAAGGTTCTTGAGTACAACGTCCGATTCGGTGACCCTGAAACACAAACCgtccttcctcttctctctgcCGATACTGATTTGGCTGAGATCATGCTTGCTTGTGCCAACGGCTACCTCGACAACTGCAAGCTTACCATTGAGAACAAGTTCAGCGCCACTGTTGTCCTTGCTTCCGGCGGTTACCCCGGTTTTTACCCCAAGGGTAAGGCTATGTCTGTCCAGACGCCTCCTGCTGGCTGCAACATCTTCCACGCTGGTACCATACTCGACAGCACTGGTCTCAAGACTTCTGGTGGCCGTGTCATTGCTATCAACGCTGTTGGCGACTCGCTCCgagctgctgttgatgctgccTATGCCGCTCTTGACAAGAAGGTCATTGATTTTGAGGGTGCTTTCTACCGAAAGGATATCGCTCACCGAGCTTTCCGCTCCACTGCTCAGACCTCCATGACTTATGCCCAGGCTGGTGTCGATATTCAAGCCGGCAACGACTTtgtcgagaagatcaagaaggctgtTGCCAGCACCAAGCGACCTGGTGCCGATGCTGAGATTGGTGGCTTTGGTGGCGAGGTTGATCTGTCTCAAGCTGGCTACCCTCAAGCTCCCATTATCGTGGGTGctattgatggtgttggcacCAAGCTCATGATTGCCCAGGCAATGAAGAAGCACGACACCGTTGGCATCGATCTGGTTGCCATGAACGTTAATGATCTGGTTGTTCAGGGTGCTACCCCTGTTATGTTCCTCGATTACTACGGCTGCAGCAAGTTGGATCTCTCTACTGCTGCTGACTTCGTTCAGGGCGTTGCTGATGGTTGTCGACAAGCTGGCTGTGCCCTTGTTGGTGGCGAGACTGCTGAGATGCCTGGCATGTACCAGAATGATGATTATGACGCCGCTGGTTGCGCTGTCGGTACCGTTACTGCTGATATCAAGCTTCCTCGCAAGGATGACATGGCTCAAGACGATGTCCTCCTCGGTCTTGGCTCCGCTGGTGTCCATTCCAATGGCTTCTCTCTGGCTCGTCGCATTGTCTCTCGCGCTGGCCTCAGCTACACCGACCCTGCTCCTTGGGACCAGTCCACCACCGTTGGCGAGTCCCTTCTCACCCCTACACGAATCTACGTCAAGTCTCTTTTGCCAGTCCTCTCCCACATCAAGGGTCTTGCTCACATCACCGGTGGTGGCCTCGTAGAGAACGTTCCTCGTATGATCCCCGAGTCTCTCGCTGCTGAGATCGAGTTCGGCTCATGGGAGATCCCTCCTGTATTCAAGTGGATGCGTGAGGCTGGCAACGTCGAGCCCATCGAGATGTGCCGCACCTTCAATTCTGGTGTCGGTATGGTCATTGCTGTCGACCCTGCAAAGGCCGACAGCGTTTCTCAGGCTCTTACCGATGCTGGTGAGAAGGTGTACCGCATCGGTCGTCTCACCCGTCGTGACCAAGGCGAGGCTTGCCTGATCCACAACGTTGACTCGTGGAAGGCTGATACCGCGGTGCCTAGCAAGAGAAAGGACATTGGAGCATAA
- a CDS encoding probable sterol delta 5,6-desaturase: protein MDVVLEVVDTFIADYAYAYFHPKPPAPYDFPSPSNSTDTSAKAFSTWTYKPATQFITLEPAEEAYMSAWDRDNPLRQALTLYLITWIFGLLVYFIVATLSYIFIFDKRTFDHPRFIKNQVRLEIIAANKAMPVMAIITAPFFLLEVRGYGKLYDTTEDGPGLWYDFFQFPLFLLFTDFCIYWAHRWLHHRLVYKYLHKLHHKWIMPTPFASHAFHPLDGFTQSLPYHIFPFIFPLQKMAYVALFVFVNLWSVMIHDGEYLTNNPVVNGAACHSLHHSRFEVNYGQFFTGFDQMGGTYLMPEQWMFERNMKMSEGRWKKEIEKVDELIEEIEGKDNRTYGSSSTKKTQ, encoded by the exons ATGGACGTCGTCCTCGAGGTTGTCGATACATTCATCGCTGATTACGCATACGCCTACTTTCACCCAAAGCCTCCAGCTCCTTATGATTTCCCGTCGCCCTCAAACTCGACAGATACGTCGGCCAAGGCCTTCTCAACATGGACTTACAAGCCGGCCACTCAATTCATCACGCTTGAGCCAGCAGAGGAGGCATACATGAGCGCTTGGGATCGTGACAACCCTCTTCGGCAAGCCCTGACTCTATACCTCATCACTTG GATCTTTGGGCTTCTCGTCTACTTCATCGTCGCGACACTCTcatacatcttcatcttcgacaAGCGAACATTTGACCATCCTCGCTTCATCAAAAACCAAGTCCGTCTTGAAATCATTGCAGCCAACAAGGCCATGCCCGTCATGGCTATCATCACGGCAcccttcttcctcctcgaagTACGCGGATACGGCAAGCTCTACGACACCACCGAAGACGGACCCGGGCTCTGGTACGACTTCTTCCAGttccctctcttcctcctcttcaccgACTTCTGCATCTACTGGGCTCATCGCTGGCTTCACCACCGCCTGGTCTACAAGTACCTGCACAAGCTTCACCACAAGTGGATCATGCCTACGCCCTTTGCTAGCCATGCTTTCCACCCTCTCGATGGCTTCACCCAGTCATTGCCATACCACATCTTCCCCTTTATCTTCCCGCTCCAGAAAATGGCATATGTGGCGCTCTTCGTGTTCGTGAACCTCTGGTCTGTCATGATTCACGATGGCGAATATCTCACCAACAATCCCGTTGTCAACGGCGCTGCTTGCCACTCCCTCCACCATTCTCGCTTTGAGGTCAATTACGGCCAGTTCTTCACTGGCTTTGACCAAATGGGTGGCACATATCTCATGCCTGAGCAGTGGATGTTCGAGCGTAATATGAAGATGTCAGAGGGTCgatggaagaaggagattgagaaggtcgatgagcttattgaagagattgagggtAAAGACAACCGCACATACGGTTCGTCTAGCACCAAGAAGACTCAATAG
- a CDS encoding related to ribosomal protein L28, with the protein MSAAQELSNISSDLIWEIVRDNNCFSAKSKKNGGVQFSRDPLNLTNKTSRKHAGFVNDKALGISSGEKGAIVVTSKKALPNKPAQNFVKTSYSGSKSNRKTYQAVANQAAKNGYRADLRSAAVERASALKKSNKPVKPEPEQKLRGNKAKKAAAAAEEN; encoded by the exons ATGTCTGCCGCCCAGGAGCTCTCCAACATTTCCTCGGATCTGATCTGGGAGATCGTCC GTGACAACAACTGCTTCTccgccaagagcaagaagaacgGCGGTGTTCAGTTCTCCCGAGACCCCCTTAACCTGACCAACAAGACTTCCCGCAAG CACGCTGGTTTCGTCAACGACAAG GCTCTCGGTATCTCCTCTGGCGAGAAGGGTGCTATTGTTGTCACCTCCAAGAAGGCTCTGCCCAACAAGCCCGCCCAGAACTTTGTCAAGACCTCTTACAGCGGATCCAAGAGCAACCGCAA GACCTACCAGGCTGTTGCCAACCAGGCTGCCAAGAACGGGTACCGTGCTGATCTCCGCTCCGCTGCCGTTGAGCGTGCCTCCGCCCTCAAGAAGTCCAACAAGCCCGTCAAGCCCGAGCCCGAGCAGAAGCTCCGTggcaacaaggccaagaaggccgccgCCGCTGCTGAGGAGAACTAA
- a CDS encoding probable malate dehydrogenase, which yields MVKAVVAGASGGIGQPLSLLLKTSPHIDELALYDVVNTPGVATDLSHISSRAKTTGYLPANDGAKAAFKDADIIVIPAGIPRKPGMTRDDLFNINAGIVKGLIEVVAEVAPKAFILVISNPVNSTVPIAAEVLKAKGVFNPQRLFGVTTLDIVRAETFVAEITGRANPQELTIPVIGGHSGETIVPLFSKATPAVDIPKDKYDALVNRVQFGGDEVVKAKDGAGSATLSMAYAGFRFAEKVLRAVKGEKGLVEPSYVYLPKVSEGGIPGGEAIAKVTGTDFFSVPIQLGPDGAEQANNPLEGITEQEKALLAKATEGLKGNISKGVSFVHNPPQK from the exons ATGGTCAAGGCTG TTGTTGCTGGCGCCTCTGGTGGCATTGGTCAG cctctttctcttctcctcaagacaTCCCCTCATATCGATGAGCTCGCTCTTTACGATGTCGTCAATACCCCCGGCGTTGCCACCGATCTCTCCCATATCTCTTCCCGCGCT AAGACAACTGGCTACCTTCCCGCCAACGATGGCGCTAAGGCTGCTTTCAAGGACGCCGACATTATTGTCATCCCCGCTGGCATTCCCC GCAAGCCTGGTATGACTCGTGACgatctcttcaacatcaatgcTGGCATTGTGAAGGGTCTCATCGAGGTTGTCGCCGAGGTCGCCCCCAAGgccttcatcctcgtcatctccaaCCCCGTCAACTCTACCGTCCCTATCGCTGCTGAGgtcctcaaggccaagggcgtCTTCAACCCCCAGCGTCTCTTTGGTGTCACCACCCTCGACATCGTCCGTGCCGAGACCTTCGTTGCCGAGATCACTGGCAGGGCTAACCCCCAAGAGCTGACCATCCCCGTCATTGGTGGGCACTCTGGAGAGACCATCGTCCCTCTTTTCAGCAAGGCCACGCCTGCTGTTGACATCCCCAAGGACAAGTACGATGCTCTCGTGAACCGCGTCCAGTTCGGCGGTGACGAGgtcgtcaaggccaaggatggTGCTGGCAGCGCCACTCTTTCAATGGCTTACGCTGGTTTCCG ATTTGCCGAGAAGGTTCTCCGTGCCGTGAAGGGCGAGAAGGGACTCGTTGAGCCTAGTTACGTCTACCTTCCAAAAGTCTCTGAAGGTGGTATCCCTGGAGGCGAGGCTATCGCCAAGGTGACTGGCAccgacttcttctctgtTCCCATTCAGCTCGGC CCCGACGGTGCCGAGCAGGCCAACAACCCACTGGAGGGCATTACCGAGCAGGAGAAGGCTCTTCTGGCCAAGGCCACCGAGGGCCTCAAGGGCAACATCTCCAAGGGTGTCAGCTTTGTCCACAACCCTCCCCAAAAGTGA
- a CDS encoding probable protein precursor produces MSYLLYSISFFALVLGTVLFFTRAHWIPHVQHLRPRLPGADYIYSRLPNSFAGDIEAGLSSNTFDLSGNVESGDSRAGLDDAAKAEVLAIMKKRRMNFDQARKVYMENRFKANGIGADGLPRDPKFVSFS; encoded by the coding sequence ATGTCGTATCTTCTCTActcgatctccttcttcgccCTCGTCCTCGGCACagttctcttcttcacccgCGCCCACTGGATCCCCCACGTCCAACATCTACGACCCAGACTCCCTGGCGCAGACTACATCTACTCGCGACTCCCGAACAGTTTCGCAGGCGATATCGAGGCCGGTCTTTCCAGCAATACATTCGATCTCTCCGGAAATGTCGAGTCAGGCGATTCGCGCGCTGGTCTTGACGATgcggccaaggctgaggtccTCGctatcatgaagaagagacgGATGAACTTTGACCAGGCGAGGAAGGTCTACATGGAGAACCGTTTCAAGGCCAACGGTATTGGCGCTGATGGATTACCGAGGGATCCGAAGTTCGTGAGCTTTTCATAA
- a CDS encoding related to TRS33-TRAPP subunit of 33 kDa involved in targeting and fusion of ER to golgi transp → MSFEPVMPPFNSSDPSANFLSSSCLDFLLIELVPMAYRVTHERDSIASESNGAPADTASTSHAVSSSAAGIMAGTATRKDEEEDMDAVHYRLEMLGYRVGQGLVERFSRDRPRFNDTLDVIKFLCKDLWTLVFGKNIDNLKTNHRGVYVLTDNLFRPFSRMSTEAGGQAIVRAQPFLWFPCGVVRGALAALGINTSVQAEINELPGAVFQIKTIPNKP, encoded by the exons atgtctttcGAACCCGTCATGCCTCCCTTTAACTCGAGCGATCCATCTGCCAACTTCCTCAGCTCCTCCTGTCTCGACTTTCTCCTTATTGAGCTCGTTCCTATGGCCTACCGCGTAACTCATGAGCGAGATTCCATCGCATCAGAATCAAATGGCGCACCCGCAGATACCGCCTCAACTAGCCATGCAGTAAGCTCCAGCGCAGCCGGAATAATGGCTGGTACAGCGACAAGgaaagatgaggaagaggatatgGACGCAGTGCACTATCGTCTTGAGATGTTGGGGTACAGAGTAGGGCAGGGTCTTGTAGAGAG ATTCTCAAGAGACCGGCCACGATTCAACGACACACTCGACGTTATCAAATTCCTCTGCAAAGATCTTTGGACGCTAGTATTTGGCAAGAATATTGACAATCTCAAGACAAATCATAGA GGAGTATACGTATTGACTGACAACCTATTCCGACCCTTCTCGCGCATGAGCACAGAAGCTGGCGGCCAAGCAATCGTTCGCGCACAACCG TTCTTATGGTTCCCATGCGGTGTCGTACGGGGTGCATTGGCCGCCCTTGGAATAAACACCAGTGTCCAAGCTGAAATCAACGAGTTGCCGGGTGCCGTGTTTCAGATCAAAACCATACCAAACAAGCCCTGA
- a CDS encoding probable transcriptional repressor rco-1, translated as MGGGPQGNSTRLNELLEQIRVEFDTQMRATENYEHQIAAQVSEMQLVREKVYQMEQTHLSLKQKYEDEISALRHQLEAARKGGIQPGIPGPPQHAAPSQQPPSIAPGNGLFSGIMAGGSQGGLVPPQPGQQQGQQGQPQGAQQQQQTQQGHAPPQEQPLGPQHQMGQGPPGLPVPPPHPNAQQAPYSQNYPPGPVSNGMGPQPQSTASPGPGRRGIGRPPGAVGPATPQVNTPVPYPGSAASPQVSHPTPEHGRMGGPHAPAVGNALGDLEVDSVAPHNKKTGQDWYAIFNPQVQRVLDVDLVHSLNHESVVCCVRFSHDGKYVATGCNRSAQIFDVQTGEKVCVLEDHNASDMSADLYIRSVCFSPDGRYLATGAEDKLIRVWDIQTRTIRNHFSGHEQDIYSLDFARDGRTIASGSGDRTVRLWDIEQGTNTLTLTIEDGVTTVAISPDTQFVAAGSLDKSVRVWDIHSGFLVERLEGPDGHKDSVYSVAFSPSGKDLVSGSLDRTIKMWELSAPRQGNQPGPKGGKCVKTFEGHRDFVLSVALTPEANWVLSGSKDRGVQFWDPRTGTTQLMLQGHKNSVISVAPSPQGRYFATGSGDMKARIWSYRPYS; from the exons ATGGGGGGCGGCCCCCAAGGCAATTCCACTCGGCTGAACGAGTTGCTCGAACAGATTAGGGTCGAGTTTGATACTCAGATGCGCGCGACGGAAAACTACGAGCATCAGA TTGCCGCGCAAGTCAGTGAAATGCAACTGGTCCGTGAAAAGGTCTATCAGATGGAGCAAACTCATCTCAGCCTTAAGCAGAA GTACGAAGATGAGATTAGTGCTCTGCGACACCAACTCGAGGCTGCTCGAAAGGGAGGCATCCAACCTGGCATTCCCGGCCCGCCTCAACATGCCGCGCCCTCCCAGCAGCCTCCTTCTATCGCTCCTGGCAATGGTCTTTTCAGtggcatcatggctggcGGTAGCCAGGGAGGTCTcgttcctcctcagccagGCCAGCAGCAGGGTCAGCAGGGCCAGCCTCAGGGtgcgcagcagcagcagcaaacgCAGCAGGGACATGCTCCTCCCCAGGAGCAGCCGCTGGGACCTCAGCACCAAATGGGCCAAGGGCCTCCTGGACTTCCCGTCCCCCCTCCTCACCCTAACGCGCAGCAAGCACCTTACTCTCAGAACTATCCTCCGGGCCCTGTCTCCAATGGGATGGGCCCCCAGCCGCAGAGCACCGCCTCTCCTGGCCCTGGTAGAAGGGGTATCGGTCGTCCACCAGGTGCCGTCGGACCTGCTACACCCCAGGTTAATACCCCCGTGCCTTACCCTGGAAGTGCAGCCTCCCCTCAAGTCAGCCATCCAACTCCTGAACACGGTCGAATGGGAGGCCCACATGCTCCCGCCGTTGGCAACGCTCTTGGAGACCTTGAAGTTGACTCTGTGGCCCCTCATAATAAGAAGACTGGGCAGGATTGGTATGCGATTTTCAACCCTCAGGTCCAGCGTGTCCTGGATGTGGACCTTGTCCACTCTCTAAACCACGAAAGTGTCGTATGCTGTGTCAGGTTCAGTCATGATGGCAAATATGTTGCAACTGGTTGCAATCGATCTGCCCAGATCTTTGATGTTCAAACTGGTGAAAAGGTTTGCGTGCTCGAGGACCATAATGCCTCTGATATGAGCGCCGATCTCTACATTCGCAGTGTCTGCTTTAGTCCCGATGGCCGCTACCTGGCTACTGGTGCTGAAGACAAGTTGATTCGA GTATGGGATATCCAAACTCGAACCATTCGAAATCACTTTTCTGGTCACGAGCAAGATATTTACTCGCTCGACTTTGCTCGTGATGGTCGAACAATTGCCTCAGGCAGTGGCGATAGAACTGTACGCCTGTGGGATATTGAACAAGGCACAAACACTCTCACTCTGACAATAGAGGATGGCGTCACGACTGTCGCCATCTCTCCCGATACCCAATTCGTTGCTGCAGGCTCACTCGACAAGAGTGTGCGTGTATGGGACATCCATTCCGGCTTCCTTGTCGAGCGTTTGGAAGGACCTGATGGCCACAAGGATAGCGTCTACTCGGTTGCCTTCTCGCCCAGTGGTAAGGACCTTGTTTCCGGCAGTCTCGATAGGACTATCAAGATGTGGGAGCTCAGCGCCCCTCGTCAAGGAAACCAGCCTGGTCCTAAGGGTGGCAAGTGTGTCAAAACCTTCGAGGGCCACCGCGATTTTGTTTTATCAGTTGCTCTCACCCCCGAGGCCAACTGGGTACTGTCTGGTTCCAAGGACCGGGGCGTGCAGTTCTGGGACCCTAGAACGGGTACGACGCAACTCATGCTGCAGGGACATAAGAACTCCGTTATCAGTGTTGCACCTAGCCCACAAGGAAGATACTTTGCCACTGGCTCTGGCGACATGAAGGCTCGTATCTGGTCTTACCGTCCCTATTCCTGA